A stretch of Kaistella flava (ex Peng et al. 2021) DNA encodes these proteins:
- a CDS encoding rod shape-determining protein, producing MGLFDMFTQDIAIDLGTANTLIIHNNKIVVDQPSIVAIERSTGKPIAVGEKAKHMQGKTHEDIKTIRPLKDGVIADFHASEHMIKEFIKQIPGIKGKLFQPTLKIVICIPSGITEVEKRAVRDSAQKVNAKEVRLIYEPMAAAIGVGIDVQKPEGNMIIDIGGGTTEIAVVALGGIVCDKSVKIAGDVFTNDIAYYLRTHHNLYIGERTAERIKIEVGSAVEDLDVDIEDIPVQGRDLITGKPKEIMVNYKEIARALDKSIVRIEDAVMETLSLTPPELAADIYKTGIYLAGGGALLRGLADRLHKKTGLPVFVAEDPLRAVVRGTGIALKNMDKFNFLIK from the coding sequence ACGCAAGATATTGCGATTGATTTAGGAACTGCGAACACACTAATTATACACAATAATAAAATTGTAGTGGATCAACCATCGATTGTTGCAATCGAACGTTCGACAGGAAAGCCAATTGCAGTTGGGGAGAAAGCAAAACACATGCAGGGGAAAACGCATGAAGATATAAAAACAATCAGACCTTTGAAAGATGGCGTAATCGCTGATTTTCACGCATCTGAGCACATGATAAAAGAGTTCATTAAGCAAATTCCTGGTATTAAGGGAAAGCTTTTTCAACCAACTTTAAAAATTGTTATTTGTATTCCGTCAGGGATTACCGAAGTTGAAAAACGTGCGGTAAGAGATTCTGCACAGAAAGTAAATGCAAAAGAAGTTCGTTTGATTTATGAACCAATGGCAGCAGCAATCGGTGTAGGAATCGATGTGCAAAAACCAGAAGGAAATATGATCATCGACATAGGTGGTGGTACAACTGAAATCGCTGTGGTTGCTCTTGGAGGTATTGTTTGTGACAAATCTGTAAAAATCGCTGGTGATGTATTTACCAATGATATCGCATACTATTTAAGAACGCATCACAATTTATATATTGGTGAAAGAACTGCTGAAAGAATAAAAATCGAAGTAGGTTCTGCGGTGGAAGATCTTGATGTTGACATTGAAGACATTCCAGTTCAAGGACGTGATTTAATTACGGGTAAACCAAAAGAAATTATGGTGAACTATAAAGAAATCGCTCGTGCTTTGGATAAATCAATTGTTAGAATAGAAGATGCAGTAATGGAAACACTTTCATTAACTCCACCAGAATTGGCTGCTGATATCTACAAAACAGGAATTTACCTTGCAGGAGGTGGTGCTTTGTTAAGAGGACTTGCAGACAGACTTCACAAGAAAACTGGACTTCCTGTTTTCGTAGCAGAAGATCCATTAAGAGCGGTGGTTCGTGGAACTGGAATCGCTTTGAAAAACATGGATAAATTCAACTTCTTAATTAAATAA
- the mreC gene encoding rod shape-determining protein MreC, whose product MGFLLRLFSKNGLFVFFIFLQLIAIALIFSRNSMQQSWIAGQSAAFNSWVSGYIDEGASYLKLKQTNDQLVNQNKSLMVQLYGREASVNPEFRKVHDTVGGGQIYTFVDGEIVYNSINRKDNYFTINRGKRDGVMPKMGVMAPQGIAGIVINTTDSYSLVQSILSQNKIKINASLKKSGYFGTLTWRGDDSRIMHLSDIPKYVPLQVGDTIVTDGKSAIFPQGIMIGKIAGYEVDSKTGFWDISVELTEKMGNISKIYVVKNLKKAEVRKIEDTLQATIKREK is encoded by the coding sequence ATGGGATTTTTGCTGAGATTATTTTCGAAGAATGGATTATTCGTCTTCTTTATATTTCTGCAACTCATAGCTATTGCATTGATTTTCAGTAGAAACTCAATGCAACAGTCATGGATTGCGGGCCAATCTGCTGCCTTTAATTCCTGGGTTTCGGGGTATATTGACGAAGGTGCTTCCTACCTGAAATTGAAGCAAACCAATGATCAGTTGGTTAACCAAAACAAAAGTTTGATGGTACAGCTTTATGGAAGAGAAGCTTCTGTAAATCCTGAATTTCGTAAAGTACATGATACCGTCGGAGGTGGACAAATCTACACGTTCGTAGATGGTGAAATCGTATACAACAGTATCAATAGAAAAGACAATTACTTTACCATCAACCGTGGAAAAAGAGATGGCGTTATGCCGAAAATGGGGGTGATGGCTCCTCAGGGAATTGCCGGAATCGTCATCAATACAACTGACTCCTATTCTTTGGTACAATCAATTTTAAGTCAAAATAAAATTAAAATTAATGCGTCGCTCAAAAAATCCGGTTATTTCGGAACATTAACCTGGCGAGGCGATGATTCCAGAATTATGCATTTATCGGATATCCCGAAATATGTACCCCTTCAAGTTGGAGACACTATCGTAACTGACGGTAAATCCGCTATTTTTCCACAAGGAATTATGATTGGTAAAATCGCCGGTTATGAAGTTGATAGCAAAACTGGTTTCTGGGACATTTCGGTTGAACTGACTGAAAAGATGGGAAACATCAGTAAAATATATGTGGTTAAAAACCTGAAAAAAGCGGAGGTTCGTAAAATTGAAGATACTTTGCAAGCGACTATAAAAAGAGAGAAATGA
- a CDS encoding rod shape-determining protein MreD, with product MISRTLFTDILIIVLLIALQIFVLNRITLFGKYTPVIYPVFVMFYPFFRNKYQFLLLSFILGLGIDAFLYTWGINALATVIIAYFRTLIFRTSTDTSTDFFSFQTLQWSQFFLFIFMSIFIHQTLVQYIEIFKFSRFFDIFLNVLATSAISFIFIMIYALAFKIKQKV from the coding sequence ATGATAAGTAGAACACTTTTTACAGATATCCTGATTATTGTTTTGCTCATCGCATTGCAAATTTTTGTGCTGAATCGAATTACGCTTTTTGGAAAATATACGCCGGTCATATATCCGGTGTTTGTAATGTTCTATCCATTCTTTAGAAATAAATACCAATTCTTACTTTTAAGTTTTATATTGGGATTAGGGATTGATGCTTTTCTCTACACTTGGGGAATTAATGCTCTTGCCACGGTTATTATAGCTTATTTCAGAACCCTAATTTTTAGAACTTCCACCGATACTTCTACGGATTTTTTCTCTTTCCAAACATTGCAGTGGTCACAGTTTTTCCTCTTTATCTTTATGAGTATTTTTATTCATCAGACGCTTGTTCAATATATTGAAATCTTTAAATTCAGTAGGTTTTTCGATATCTTCCTGAATGTTTTGGCAACGAGTGCGATTTCATTTATCTTTATCATGATCTATGCTTTAGCATTTAAAATCAAACAAAAAGTTTGA
- a CDS encoding penicillin-binding transpeptidase domain-containing protein, producing the protein MKPQFLKITALLSVIAIIFIARLAYLQLFTDRYALNAANTSIKTEYIIPQRGVIFDRNGKIMVENQPAYEISFTAALLKADFDTVDFCNLLRISKADFIKNINSIKKEKYFSKLTPMPFMKNLSREDIARIQEIIFKYPAFSIVSRPQRQYEVSTSGNLLGYTNEVNERELKKDSVYYLPGDFIGKTGIEKSYENELRGVKGVQYIQKDIRLRNIGSYKDGALDKDVVTGKDIKLTIDYDLQRMAEEMLVNKQGAIVAIDPSNGEILALATGPDIDPNLFSGPQKTKNLYRLQMDTVYNNRPTFDRSLQAAYPPGSTFKLLTAAAAMQMGVMDENTRFPCGGGFNYRGLRIKGHGGADPLIPAIQISSNCHFSYAFIAIMNKYPGDPGRGVNEWKKIMSSFGVGEFLNNDLAVGSRGRIPTGEFYQKRSGGKKDWSSSYTMNGSIFNGMGQGDVLLTPLQIANSVVSIVNRGWYFTPHIVKSIDGKPNPDPRFKVKHKTLVDPKYFEPIIKGMEAVVLNGTARGLKSNDFTMLAKTGTAQVPQGKDNSIFVLAAPADHPKIVVAAVMEHAGFGSTWAGPAAVVIAEKYLTGDLKRENLYNKMINASFMPEYQRQWTVELKRKGLYKEPNKDSVSLKAIDARLKNIKDADQKKQLIYKRDSIVQKIKNSAKK; encoded by the coding sequence TTGAAACCACAATTTTTAAAAATCACCGCTCTCTTATCTGTAATTGCTATAATTTTTATAGCAAGGCTTGCTTATTTGCAGTTATTTACTGACCGATATGCATTGAATGCTGCGAATACATCAATAAAAACCGAATATATTATTCCACAACGTGGTGTTATTTTTGACCGTAACGGAAAAATTATGGTGGAAAATCAGCCAGCTTATGAAATATCTTTTACCGCAGCATTATTAAAAGCGGATTTCGACACGGTGGATTTCTGTAATTTGCTTAGAATCAGTAAAGCGGATTTTATTAAAAATATTAATTCCATTAAAAAGGAAAAATACTTTTCGAAATTAACTCCGATGCCTTTTATGAAAAATTTAAGTCGGGAGGATATTGCCAGAATCCAGGAAATCATTTTTAAATATCCAGCGTTTAGTATTGTATCCCGACCTCAAAGACAATATGAGGTTTCGACATCCGGAAATCTTTTAGGATACACGAATGAAGTGAATGAAAGAGAATTAAAAAAAGACTCTGTTTATTATTTGCCAGGAGATTTCATTGGAAAAACTGGAATTGAAAAGTCTTATGAGAACGAACTTCGCGGTGTAAAAGGGGTTCAATATATTCAAAAAGATATCCGCTTACGAAATATTGGATCTTATAAAGATGGAGCTTTAGACAAAGACGTCGTCACAGGGAAAGACATTAAACTGACGATTGATTACGATTTGCAACGGATGGCAGAGGAAATGCTCGTCAACAAACAAGGTGCAATTGTTGCAATTGACCCAAGCAACGGAGAAATTTTAGCGCTGGCAACTGGACCAGATATCGATCCCAATCTTTTTTCGGGCCCTCAAAAAACAAAAAATCTGTACCGTTTACAAATGGATACGGTTTATAATAATCGTCCAACTTTTGACCGATCTCTTCAGGCGGCCTATCCACCAGGTTCTACATTTAAATTACTGACTGCGGCAGCAGCCATGCAAATGGGAGTGATGGATGAAAACACGAGATTTCCTTGTGGTGGAGGATTTAATTATAGAGGACTAAGAATTAAAGGTCATGGTGGTGCAGATCCATTAATACCAGCGATTCAGATTTCCAGTAACTGCCACTTCTCTTATGCTTTTATTGCCATTATGAATAAATATCCGGGAGATCCAGGTCGCGGGGTAAATGAATGGAAAAAGATCATGAGCAGTTTCGGTGTTGGAGAATTCTTAAACAATGATTTAGCAGTCGGTTCAAGAGGAAGAATCCCAACCGGTGAATTTTATCAAAAAAGAAGCGGTGGAAAAAAAGACTGGAGTTCATCCTACACCATGAATGGTTCAATTTTTAATGGAATGGGACAAGGCGATGTATTGCTGACTCCTTTACAAATAGCAAATTCAGTGGTGTCAATTGTCAATAGAGGTTGGTATTTTACGCCACATATTGTAAAATCAATTGATGGAAAACCGAATCCTGATCCAAGATTTAAAGTGAAACACAAAACCTTGGTAGATCCGAAATATTTCGAACCGATTATTAAAGGAATGGAGGCTGTAGTTCTAAATGGAACGGCAAGAGGTTTAAAGTCTAACGATTTTACCATGTTAGCGAAAACAGGAACCGCACAAGTTCCTCAGGGAAAAGACAATTCAATCTTTGTATTAGCAGCACCTGCAGATCATCCTAAAATTGTTGTTGCCGCAGTAATGGAACATGCAGGATTTGGATCTACTTGGGCAGGACCGGCTGCAGTAGTCATTGCAGAAAAATATTTGACAGGAGATTTAAAGCGGGAGAATCTTTACAACAAGATGATCAATGCCAGCTTTATGCCGGAGTATCAAAGACAATGGACGGTTGAATTAAAAAGAAAAGGTCTTTATAAAGAGCCTAATAAAGATTCTGTTAGTCTAAAAGCTATTGATGCCCGATTGAAAAATATAAAAGATGCTGATCAAAAAAAGCAACTTATTTATAAAAGAGATTCTATTGTACAGAAAATAAAAAACAGCGCAAAAAAATGA
- the rodA gene encoding rod shape-determining protein RodA, translated as MKWAQGIDKLGLSLYFLLCAFAVANIYSVEPSSGTRQAVWLGVSVFVGLIIFMTRAKFFENTSGIIYIGSVLLLVGLFPFGTEILGQKNWYKFGSVSLQPVEFAKIGTALMLANYVSGPDFNIKQKKSLWTSLIIIGIPGILVLLIPDVGSLLVFIAFFIALFREGLSGWVFGVGMIFTSVFLVALAIDPMYVVIAVIVISAIVLFLNSNKIHWNVVSVAAIVGIIGILCGLAYGAPTILEKLPKHQRERIEVLYKGERAFRDTSGYNLLYSKTAIGSGGFFGKGYRQGSVTQGKFVPEQSTDYIFCTVGEEWGFFGSAMLVIVYSLFIGRIYYLSEKQKSTFNRVFGYCFASILLMHFSINLGMVMGLFPTVGIPLPFFSYGGSSLLAFSMMTFIFFKLNYTDRNSLV; from the coding sequence ATGAAGTGGGCACAGGGTATTGACAAATTAGGACTTTCTCTCTATTTCCTGCTGTGTGCTTTTGCTGTAGCAAACATTTATAGCGTGGAACCATCGAGCGGAACAAGACAGGCAGTTTGGCTTGGAGTTTCTGTTTTCGTTGGTCTCATTATATTTATGACGAGAGCAAAATTCTTCGAAAATACATCCGGAATTATTTACATCGGCAGTGTACTTTTACTCGTGGGTTTATTCCCGTTCGGGACAGAAATTCTTGGGCAGAAGAACTGGTATAAATTCGGTTCAGTAAGTTTACAACCAGTAGAATTTGCGAAAATAGGTACCGCTTTAATGTTGGCCAATTATGTCTCTGGGCCTGATTTTAATATAAAACAAAAGAAATCACTTTGGACTTCTTTAATAATTATTGGAATTCCAGGTATACTTGTATTATTAATCCCTGATGTTGGTTCCCTACTCGTTTTTATAGCCTTTTTTATCGCGTTATTTAGAGAAGGACTATCAGGATGGGTTTTCGGGGTAGGAATGATTTTCACCAGTGTTTTTCTGGTTGCACTAGCAATTGATCCTATGTATGTTGTAATTGCAGTTATTGTAATTTCAGCCATCGTTCTATTTTTAAATTCTAACAAAATCCATTGGAACGTGGTATCGGTAGCTGCCATCGTTGGCATTATCGGAATACTTTGTGGATTAGCTTATGGCGCTCCTACTATTTTAGAAAAACTACCTAAGCACCAAAGAGAAAGAATCGAGGTTTTATATAAAGGAGAACGGGCTTTTCGAGATACTTCTGGTTACAATTTATTGTACTCAAAAACGGCAATTGGTTCTGGCGGATTTTTCGGAAAAGGATATCGTCAAGGTTCTGTTACGCAAGGGAAATTCGTTCCCGAACAAAGTACGGATTATATCTTCTGTACCGTTGGTGAAGAATGGGGTTTTTTTGGAAGCGCAATGCTTGTGATTGTTTATTCTCTTTTCATTGGAAGAATCTACTACTTATCTGAAAAACAGAAATCTACTTTTAACCGAGTGTTTGGTTATTGTTTCGCTTCGATATTGCTGATGCATTTTTCGATTAATCTAGGAATGGTAATGGGTCTTTTCCCGACGGTTGGGATTCCACTTCCGTTCTTTAGTTATGGGGGAAGTTCTTTGCTCGCCTTTTCGATGATGACGTTTATCTTTTTTAAACTGAATTATACTGATAGGAATAGTTTGGTTTAA
- a CDS encoding C40 family peptidase, translating to MKKRVLFYCAAVFTTLSMQSCVTNYVVSTPTSYANQYKSNAKLASIDNKKLALAKGQLLSSFKDEQAAAAKSLETIAKNEEIAKAVRFSQKIDDVLAEAETYLGTPYRYGGMTRKGIDCSAFVLSVFGATAGMSLPRVAASQAQEGEKVDKSNLQKGDLVFFSHGKGRISHVGIVEDVTENGTVKFIHAATSKGVMISSLDDSYWGPKFRFAKRVLSQDGLTDNMANN from the coding sequence ATGAAGAAAAGAGTTTTGTTTTATTGTGCTGCTGTGTTCACTACATTATCAATGCAATCTTGTGTAACCAATTATGTAGTATCAACACCAACTAGTTACGCTAATCAATACAAATCAAATGCCAAACTAGCATCTATAGATAATAAGAAACTGGCACTTGCCAAAGGACAATTATTAAGCAGTTTCAAAGACGAACAAGCCGCAGCTGCCAAGAGTTTAGAAACTATTGCGAAGAATGAAGAAATTGCAAAAGCAGTTCGTTTCTCACAAAAGATAGATGATGTTCTGGCGGAAGCAGAAACCTATTTAGGAACTCCTTACAGATATGGTGGAATGACCAGAAAAGGAATTGATTGTTCAGCATTCGTTTTATCAGTTTTCGGTGCAACAGCTGGGATGAGCTTACCAAGAGTAGCAGCTTCCCAAGCACAGGAAGGAGAAAAAGTAGATAAAAGTAACCTTCAAAAAGGAGACTTGGTATTCTTCTCACATGGTAAAGGTAGAATCTCACACGTAGGAATCGTAGAAGATGTAACAGAAAACGGTACAGTGAAGTTCATTCACGCTGCAACTTCGAAAGGAGTTATGATTTCGTCTCTTGATGATTCTTATTGGGGACCAAAATTTAGATTTGCGAAAAGAGTATTATCGCAAGACGGCCTTACCGATAACATGGCAAATAATTAA
- a CDS encoding glutamine synthetase III: MSSLRFKALELISQKDFRRENAVEVPAKLSSLFCENVFSEETMREYLTKEAFTSIQNAIKSGVKIQRDVADQIAVAMKDWSLSKGVTHYTHWFQPLTGSTAEKHDSFFTPFESDRAIERFAGGMLIQQEPDASSFPNGGIRNTFEARGYTAWDPTSPAFIMGTTLCIPSIFISYTGETLDYKAPLLRALSAVDDAATDICRSYFDKNVTKVTPTLGWEQEYFLVDSALYQSRPDLVITGKTLLGHSPAKGQQLDDHYFGSIPTRVMNFMKELEIKSIQLGIPVTTRHNEVAPNQFELAPMFEEVNVAVDHNSLLMDLMARVAHKHHFHILFHEKPFAGVNGSGKHNNWSLATDTGENLLSPGKNPKKNLQFLTFFVNTLKAVHDYDDLLRVSIASAGNDHRLGANEAPPAIISTFIGSQLFSVLEELEKVKDGKLSPEEKTDLKLNVVGKIPNILLDNTDRNRTSPFAFTGNKFEIRAVGSSANCAEVMTVMNAIAAKQFKTFKIEVDALVESGLKKDEAIFNVLREYIKVSKNIMFEGDGYSEEWAIEAAERGLSNLKTTPQALSRELDPKYIALFEELGIYTHREMEARNEIKLEKYSTVISIEARVLADIARNHIIPSALKYQNRLIENVKGLKEIFGEVEFKTLAKEQMSLIRDISGHVSIIKVEVENLLLAIENAKSKSNSREMADSFCDEVIPFFAKIRNSSDELEMMVDDELWPLTKYRELLFTK; the protein is encoded by the coding sequence ATGTCAAGTTTAAGATTTAAAGCATTAGAATTAATTTCTCAAAAAGATTTTAGAAGAGAAAACGCAGTAGAAGTTCCTGCAAAATTATCCTCACTTTTTTGTGAAAACGTGTTCTCAGAGGAAACGATGAGAGAGTATTTGACGAAAGAAGCTTTTACTTCAATCCAGAATGCAATTAAAAGTGGTGTGAAAATTCAACGTGACGTTGCTGATCAAATTGCAGTCGCGATGAAAGATTGGTCTTTAAGTAAAGGAGTGACTCATTATACACATTGGTTTCAGCCATTAACTGGCTCAACTGCAGAAAAACATGATTCCTTTTTTACTCCGTTTGAAAGCGATCGTGCAATTGAAAGATTTGCTGGTGGAATGTTGATTCAACAGGAGCCAGATGCTTCTTCCTTCCCGAATGGTGGAATTAGAAATACTTTTGAAGCGCGTGGTTACACCGCTTGGGATCCAACTTCTCCCGCGTTCATCATGGGAACGACTCTTTGTATTCCTTCGATTTTCATCTCTTATACAGGTGAGACTTTAGATTATAAGGCTCCTTTGCTTAGAGCATTAAGTGCGGTAGATGATGCGGCAACAGATATTTGCAGATCTTATTTCGATAAAAATGTAACCAAAGTAACTCCTACTTTAGGATGGGAACAAGAATATTTCCTGGTTGATTCTGCTTTATATCAATCAAGACCGGATTTGGTAATTACCGGAAAAACGCTCTTGGGACATTCTCCTGCAAAAGGGCAACAGTTAGATGATCATTATTTTGGATCGATTCCTACGAGAGTAATGAATTTCATGAAAGAATTAGAAATCAAATCTATTCAGTTAGGAATTCCAGTTACAACCCGTCATAATGAAGTTGCTCCGAATCAATTTGAATTAGCTCCGATGTTTGAAGAGGTCAATGTTGCGGTTGATCATAATTCATTATTAATGGATTTAATGGCAAGAGTTGCACACAAACACCATTTCCATATTTTATTCCATGAAAAACCATTTGCTGGAGTGAATGGAAGTGGGAAACATAACAACTGGAGTTTAGCCACAGATACTGGCGAAAACCTTTTAAGCCCGGGAAAAAATCCAAAAAAGAATTTACAGTTTTTAACCTTCTTCGTAAATACGTTGAAAGCAGTTCATGATTACGATGACTTATTAAGAGTAAGTATTGCGTCTGCGGGAAATGATCACCGTTTGGGTGCCAATGAAGCGCCGCCAGCAATTATCTCTACTTTTATCGGTTCGCAATTGTTCAGTGTTTTAGAAGAACTTGAAAAAGTAAAAGACGGAAAACTTTCTCCAGAAGAAAAAACAGATCTTAAATTAAATGTGGTTGGTAAAATTCCAAATATCTTATTAGACAATACGGATAGAAACAGGACTTCACCATTTGCCTTTACGGGAAATAAATTTGAAATCAGAGCAGTTGGTTCATCTGCAAATTGTGCAGAAGTAATGACCGTAATGAATGCAATCGCTGCGAAACAGTTTAAAACTTTCAAAATAGAAGTTGACGCTTTGGTAGAAAGTGGCTTGAAAAAAGATGAAGCGATCTTTAATGTATTGAGAGAATACATTAAAGTGTCTAAAAATATTATGTTCGAAGGCGACGGCTATTCTGAAGAATGGGCGATTGAAGCAGCGGAAAGAGGATTAAGTAATTTAAAAACAACGCCACAAGCTTTGAGCAGGGAGTTAGATCCTAAATATATCGCGTTGTTTGAAGAGCTTGGCATTTACACGCACCGTGAAATGGAAGCCAGAAATGAGATTAAATTGGAGAAATACTCTACTGTAATTTCCATTGAAGCTAGAGTGTTAGCTGATATCGCAAGAAACCATATTATTCCTTCTGCTTTGAAATACCAGAATCGTTTGATCGAAAACGTAAAAGGATTAAAAGAAATCTTCGGTGAAGTTGAATTTAAAACCTTAGCCAAAGAGCAAATGAGTTTGATCAGAGATATTTCTGGTCATGTAAGCATTATTAAAGTAGAAGTAGAAAACCTTCTTTTAGCAATTGAAAATGCGAAATCTAAAAGCAATTCTCGTGAAATGGCTGACTCTTTTTGCGACGAAGTGATTCCGTTTTTTGCTAAAATTAGAAACTCTTCTGATGAACTTGAAATGATGGTTGACGACGAATTATGGCCTTTGACGAAATACAGAGAGCTTTTATTTACTAAGTAA
- a CDS encoding DUF6909 family protein, with translation MVNSRARETTEAIERLYVSMRHLFYRGFFKPAGISGESLRSLLTTINPEIYGTMGVPNKIELDGLLYVLDRLPEGIEECSFIHLTSDEGFDKGSFEVIVPKKRRRNCYRIDEHQMNIEVLLGRSEIYDILTHLTFLYIEADKIRKLAFLSERSDKPSRAWKIIEQVAIGDEKLSRKEKEVALIHLSSLLGRTFDETLNAYNSFGDDQNPDRLFKIIYHLGNESFNDYKQIREREVHFSAILRERVGHHFFGEKWANKVKQVLADNNLQMRPLHIISANMHSVKNMLFANDSIGKKVTKNVDYKMYEEISNKKALQEKVLAHSQEAGLIYIHDQSGSNIDVQIIDLSKTDLKNTPFADLNYSGDDVIMVFDYAFGEQAFEVMDELLRPYDYNGEIYTMKVKSISIMGKAGILQGGKGDIMIPTSHVFEGTADNYPFENALKLSDFEDDELKAFEGGMVSVLGTSLQNKDILRYFMDTSWKAIGLEMEGAHYQKAIQVASKIRHHISEDLFVMYAYYASDNPLETGSTLSSGGLGLTGVKPTYLITLRILEKILKSGMTSKK, from the coding sequence ATGGTAAATTCAAGAGCAAGAGAAACCACTGAGGCAATCGAAAGACTTTACGTTTCTATGCGACACTTATTCTATCGCGGTTTTTTCAAACCTGCCGGTATTTCCGGAGAAAGCCTTCGGTCACTACTTACGACAATCAATCCGGAAATTTATGGAACCATGGGCGTTCCTAATAAAATAGAGCTAGACGGACTTCTTTATGTTTTAGACAGACTTCCAGAAGGAATTGAGGAATGCTCGTTCATTCATCTTACTTCTGACGAAGGTTTCGACAAAGGAAGTTTCGAAGTTATTGTTCCTAAGAAAAGAAGAAGAAATTGTTATCGTATCGACGAGCACCAAATGAACATTGAAGTTCTTCTGGGTCGTTCTGAAATCTATGACATTCTAACTCACCTTACTTTCCTTTATATTGAAGCAGATAAAATCCGCAAACTTGCGTTTCTTTCTGAACGAAGCGATAAACCAAGCAGAGCCTGGAAAATTATCGAACAAGTTGCAATAGGCGACGAAAAATTAAGCAGAAAAGAAAAAGAAGTTGCTTTGATTCACCTTTCTTCATTATTAGGAAGAACATTTGATGAAACATTAAATGCTTATAATAGTTTCGGTGATGATCAAAACCCAGATCGTCTATTCAAAATCATCTATCATTTAGGAAACGAAAGTTTTAACGACTACAAACAAATCAGAGAAAGAGAAGTTCACTTCTCGGCTATTCTTAGAGAAAGAGTTGGTCACCATTTCTTTGGTGAAAAATGGGCAAACAAAGTAAAACAGGTTTTAGCAGATAATAATTTGCAGATGAGACCTTTGCATATTATTTCGGCCAACATGCATTCTGTGAAAAACATGCTTTTCGCAAATGATTCTATCGGAAAAAAAGTAACGAAGAATGTAGATTACAAAATGTATGAGGAGATTTCTAACAAGAAAGCCTTGCAAGAAAAAGTACTCGCACATTCACAAGAAGCGGGTTTGATTTATATTCATGACCAAAGCGGAAGTAATATCGACGTTCAAATTATCGATCTTTCAAAAACCGATTTAAAAAACACGCCTTTCGCTGATTTGAACTATTCGGGAGATGATGTGATCATGGTTTTCGATTATGCATTTGGTGAACAGGCATTTGAAGTAATGGACGAACTTTTACGACCTTATGATTACAACGGTGAAATCTATACGATGAAGGTAAAATCCATTTCTATTATGGGGAAAGCCGGAATTTTACAGGGTGGAAAAGGAGATATCATGATTCCTACTTCTCACGTATTTGAAGGAACTGCAGACAACTATCCATTTGAAAACGCTTTGAAATTATCAGATTTTGAAGATGATGAATTAAAGGCTTTCGAAGGCGGAATGGTTTCCGTATTGGGAACTTCACTTCAGAATAAAGATATTCTAAGATATTTCATGGATACTTCATGGAAAGCAATCGGACTGGAAATGGAAGGTGCGCATTATCAAAAAGCAATTCAGGTTGCTTCGAAAATCCGTCACCATATTTCAGAAGATCTTTTTGTAATGTATGCTTATTATGCTTCAGATAATCCGTTAGAAACAGGTTCTACACTATCTTCTGGTGGCTTAGGATTAACAGGAGTGAAGCCAACTTACTTAATTACTTTAAGAATATTAGAGAAGATTTTGAAAAGTGGAATGACTTCCAAAAAATAA